CTGATCTTCTCTTAGAGACGATTTTACAGGTTAGAGATCACAGTGTCTCAGTCCTCATTCAGTAGCTTGTCAGCAAACACAAGTCTAGTATCTCCCCATGTCCCTGGGTTAATAGCTGACTGGTTCTCCTCAGGTTCTGTTCTGTCAGTCAGTAGCCTGTACCCGGAGTGGTAACAGGCATTGGTATCAATACAGGAAATTTCCGTTCCCTGAGCTCTCACTCTCTAgtacggggtgggcaaactttttggcctgagggccacatcggcgttgcaaaactgtatggagggctggttgggaaggctgtgcctccccaaacagcctggcccctgcccctatcagcccctcccacttcccaccccttggctgcccccctcagaacccccaacccatccaactctccttttcccctgaccaccccctcccaggtcccctgccccatcctccccctgggaccccatccccatccaacgccccctgctccctgtcccctgactgccctccaggatcccctgccccttatcctatcccctgcccccttgccatgcagctcagagcagcaggagcttgcagcgaCGACGCCTGGCTGGAGCCGCCATGCTGCCCGCACTGCCCGGCAGGAGTGGCAGGCCAGAGCACTGGCGATGCggcacgctgaggctgcgggagggggggtggggggagcagggaaggggtcgggggcgagcctccccagccgggacctcaggggccaggcaggacggtcccgcaggccggatgtgcaCCGCGGgccaaagtttgcccacctctgctctagtaCATAGCAACCACAGCAGCAGTTACTCAGCCAGGATGAGGGTTTGCAGGAAGCGGATTTGAAAGTCAAATGCAGCAGTATTCGTGGAAATGGAACTTCGTTCCCCACAGGAAAGCAGtccattgctctctctctctgactgtcTCTGTCCGGTATTCACAGAATCTGTAGCATCCGGAACCGGCACTGGGACAGACAAGGAGCTGAGCTGCCATAATGAGTGTGTGTGTTAAACCCAGTCCTGGGGATGCTTGCTGTCTGACTATATTGGGTTAACCTTTGGGATGTTTATGTTAGGTGATATTGGGTGAAACCAGTGAGGCTCTTCTTAGTTTAATGTCAGGCTGCTGGAGAACACGCAGGATGGGAAGCCAAAGGTCAAGGAAAGCCATCTCTCAGTCAGCACTTCAGGGAGGCTGAGAGACAACGCCGGAGCTACAAGTTGGGAAGAGCCTATTTCCAGGCTGCAGCCACATTACACAGCTTGtttcccagtgctgggagcctgTCCAGAGATGGGGCAGCTTTTGTTGAGAAGCTCTTCAGACTGCAAGGACAGACACCGCTGGGGAAACCTGAAGGCCCTGGGCCTGCCCGTGTCTgcatcagtgtgggaggacttgTGGTCAAAGACATGTACAGACTGTTGTTTGAAAACACTCTTATTCTCCCATGATAACACTTTCTTCCTGCTGTTTGATTAAACATTATTTTGGTTCAAGAAGGCTGGCTGGTCACTCGTCTCAGCATTAGTCACATGCTCACAACGGGAAGAACCACAGGCGCCAAACCCACTGGGACCTGTTGGGCAAGCCCAATCCCCCCACAGTGTGTTGTAGCCCAGGGCCCAGTCTGAGGGTGGGAGGATCGCGGGATTCCACCCCATGAGAGGGAAGGATACGAGGTCTGACATCTGGCATTTTGAGACCAGAGAAGGGGCAGACATGCAGGTAGTCCTGTAACTCTGAGGGGTATCTACAGGGCAGAAGtgctggagccctcagccagtCAGGAATCAGAAATATGCCCTATAGGATTTGTTACCACAAAGCAACACAGCTCTGATTACCTGCCTTCACAATCAAGCCAGAGaataaaacctttgaaaatgcaTGTGCTGGTTCCATTTCCAGGAGCAAATAAACCTTAGGTGAGTTGGGAATTAGTCACGGATATTCCATGAGGTCTCCTCTCACTCAGCCCCTGGTAGGATGGGGCCCAGAGCACAGGACAATGGGACCCCTCTAGAAATGGGAGCCCTTGAGAAATCCTGACTCGGAGCACTGGGGTTTTAACAGTCTGAGCTCACTTTGAATGTCAGGTTTCTGTGTAGCTTGAACAACCCACCGTGGAGCATGGGCAGATATAGCAGAGGGGTTCCCAAGCTACCTAGCACTGCCTGACCTCCAGCCCCATCAATGAGTCACCACGACAGCTAAGCTGAGTTCTTTGAAGCTACACAGAATATCTGCCAATGTTAACAGCTTTCAGCCTTTACACATCACTTCGCTTTTTAAAGATAGTGAAAAGTGCCAACATACCCAATTCCTGCTAGAAGTTTAGCCACTGACACCGGAGATCTTCACCCTAAATGACAAGGATCCATCAAAGAGCTTACACGGGCAGAAGGCAGTATCTGTTCATATCGGGAGGCAACTTTGTTTATGAAGCATGCTTGCAAATTTCCCTTGGGGGCCACTTGGCCATCAGGgaaactcagctgcttggctAAGCGTGCACCAGCCTTAACTCCTCTCACGGCCAAAGTCAGACTGCAGGAGGCCAAATCACAGGGGATGTGTGGTGATGCTACACATCTGGGCTGCAGCAGAAGCCCTACTGCAGTCTCTACTTCTGGAATCCGGGCTTGTCATCACTGTTCCTATGGCTCTGATTAGTCACAGGGCTACCCCGGGGGTGGTGAGTGGTAACAATGATGCTGTCAGAGCTGTGATATTGCCAAaattaaataagtaaataaataaataatgtaggACCAGATTTCTCCCCggcagctgcctttcctgcattgcAAACCAAGGGTGCAAACCACAAAAGGGAGATTCCACAAGGCTCCATACATGAAAATTTCCATTGGATCGTTCCAGGAGGCGAGGTCCCTTCTCTTCTCCTGAGGAATGAAAGACAGGACCCAGGATCTAGGGGTTCCCAAAGTTATGCACAGATCTCAGTGATTCATTGTTAGCTAGGCCTATCCACCCACAATCTCTGGGCCTCCACAACTACGTTAGGACCCTACTGGCACAAGTTCATCAGAAATGTGCGACCAGGGTCTGTCATAGCAGCCACTGCCCACAGGATCTGCTGAAGGGACGTTGTACGGGAGGGCGGGGGTGTGCACAGAGATGGAAAGGCTGGTCAGAGTAGCTGATGGGCACAATGTCCCAACCATAGACTGGGCAGGAGAGTTTGACCTTTCCATACCCAGAGTCCAGCCATAGAAGTAACAAACTTTGAGCAATGGGCTGTTCAATTAAggagagaaagttataacaggatcccatgtctggaagctgaagcttgacAATTTTAGACTGGAActaagtttaatttttttaaacaacgaGGGTAAATAACCATTGAACGATTTATCAAGTGccgtggtagattctccatcactcacaattgttaaatcaagacaggatgtttttctaacaacTCTGTTCTAGGACtgctttgggggcaggtctctggcctgtgctatgcagggggtcagactggaAGATCACAGTGGGGGCTTCTGGTCCTGGGATCTGCCCAGGGGTGTTAATAGCACGGTCTTACTGCACAGGGTGTTCTCTTGTTAAATTTGTTACAGATTGTGATACACTCGGACCCTACAATAATTGGGGCCATAGCTAAGTGCCTCAGAGAGATTTCAGCTCTGTATGCCTCATGAGGATGATTTGGGGCACTGGGTGGAGAACCTGAACTCTTCCCAACACCCCTTGCTGACATCATTAGCACAGCTCCTTTGATGAGCGAGTTTTGGGCCCCTCCTGCAGCTCGGCAGTAAGAGGAGGAATCAGGACATGCTTTCAGAGAGAGAAGGATCTGGAAAGAGTTGCCTGGCCAAACAGATCCCTGCTGGGCTGCCCCTTGGTCTGATCCTGACCCACATCTGCTCCATGAGCACTTAGAGTTGCTCGAGCACTAGAGATAGACCTCATAGCCTGCATCCAAAATTCCATCATCACAAAGCTTGGGGACAGCTGGATCTGAGGGAGGGGATTGTTTGTGTCCAATAAAGAGCTAGCAAGAGGTACTTGGAGATTGGCTTGGGTCATGCTtttgagtggggaagtattgcctctcaggtGCTCTCAGAGGTGGGGTGTAATTTTCCCAGCTTTCTGGGTGGGGCTCGAGCTGCTTGTGTACTGCATTGTATTGTTGTAAAGGAACCGCTAGAGATTGAACCCTGCCCTGGTTGCTGCCGGCTCCACCTAGCCAAAGCATGACACCTGTTAAACTCCATGTTTAAACCAGCTGCATtgtttgccccccactgctcctcttgggAGGCTGTTCAAGAACCTCCCTCCTCGTATGGTCAGAAACCTCCTTCTCCTTTccagcctcagtttctcctcatttattcttgtgccaacactgtcTTTAGCTTCAGGAGCTCGTCACCCTCCCTAGTGTTAACTCCCTCCCTCACCACCCCCCACCAATGTATTTAGAGAGCAATCTGATCCCAGCACAATCTCTGTTGTGTTAGGTTAAAccagccaagctcttccagtctcatCCTAAGACAGGCTTTTAATTGCCCTGACCATCCTAAAAGCCCTTCTCGGCtccttttccagtctgaattcttCTTTATGGAATAAATATACATGACCAAAATTTTACAGCTTTCCAGATGAGGTCCCAATGGTGCCTAATATAAGGATATTAATACTTTCCTATCTCACCTGACACATTCTAGGATCTAGTTTGCTTTGTTCACAGCCATACCACATCggtggctcacagtcatcctaGGATCAACTACTacactcaggtctttctcctcctttatCCTTTCCAACTTACTCTTGATGTATAAACTGGGGTGCAGTGAGTAGAAGTAGCGAAGACTGAGAACTGACTTGATAACGCTGTACAGAAATGAAATACTAGCTATTAATGGGCTTTTCCGTCGATAAGGGAAAGGATAACAAAGACCAATGATTGAAACCgaagacagaaaaaataaatttagaaaagaggcacacatttttaacagcgagggCGCTTAACCAGTGCAAAAAACTCCCAACagaggtggtggatctcctggTACCTCCAAACCAAGGCTGGACGGTTTCCTGGAAAATATGCTTTAGATGAACAAATATTATGCATTCTTCAAACAGAAATCATTGGGCTCAGTATGGGGGTAAAttggtctcctttccccactgcactgTCCTCCCTCACAAGCAGTCTAGTCCATTGCTCCAGGCCTTAGACCCCGTGTGAACTTCTCTCTACAGAGGGGAGATCAGTAGTTCAAGTCATACTGGATTTAACGGTCCGGCATGGAATAGGTGGCAATGGCCTATGTCACGAGTGCTGGAGCTGGGTGATGAACTGACCCTTCACTTGATGAACACCCTGATTATTCTTGCACGaaggtgtttgcttttcacaCTGTACACAATTGGGTTCAACAAAGGCGGGAGCAGCAGGCAGATGTAGACCAGGAGACTCTGAAGCAGGGGAAAAGAGTTTTTTCCAAATCTGTATATCACAGACAAGAAGATGTCTGGTGTATAGAAGATAAGAACAGCGCAGAGATGGGAGACACAGGTGTTCAAGGCCCTCAGGCACTCAACATTGGATGTGATACTCAGCACTGTTTTGAGGATCATTATATAAGAGAGGAAAATGAGCAGCGAGTCCAGACCCATTGTTAAGAGTTTAGTAAACAATCCATAGATAATGTTGACTCTGATATCTGAACAAGCCATCTTCATGACATCCACATGCAGGcagtaggaatgggagaggaTATTGGCTCGACAGTATCGGAACCGTTTAAGGAGTAGGGGGAGTGGGAGTATTACGGCCACCCCTCTTAGCATACACACCAGTCCTATCCTGGCTATTCTCGGCAAGGTTAAGATGGAGGCATATCTCAGCGGTTCATGGATCGCGATGAAGCGGTCAAAGGCCATCAGCAAGAGCACTGAGGATTCAATGCATTGAAGGGAGTGGATAAAGAACAACTGGGCAAAACAGGCATCGAAGCTGATCTCCCGAGAGTTAAACAAGAATATGCCCAGTATCGTCGGTATGGTGGCTATCAATAAGCCAAGGTCTGTGGCGCCCAACATGGAgaggaaaatgtacatgggctcatggaggcttggatctattattataatgaacagaatgactgaatttcctaATATTGAAATAACATAAATTaagcagaaggggagagagatcCAGAGATTTTGGACGtcttcctgcccaggtatcccggTGAGAAGGAACACTGAAGATTTGAATGTGGTGTCATTGACAGCCGACATTATGTACTGTGAAGATCCAATTTGTTTTGAACTTTCCTTcctgaaagaaaaagaacagaagACTAGTTGATATTTAACAAGACATCTTTCCACTCTCTGTACAATTCTAGAGACTCCTAGAAGCTAAAGaaaaatcagcaaaaacaaagtcTAGGATTTACACGACCGATACCAAGATAGACATTCGCAGAGTGGATGAGACCtgtagtccatctagcccagtatccactGGCCAGttccaaatgcttcagaggaagttggAAGGAGTTCTGCAATGGGCAGCTATAAGATAACCTGCTCCCAAAGTTCCCCCCTGACACCCACTAGTTAGAGATATTTTGTGCTGTAAACCAGTAAGGTTTAGAGACATtccaagagtttttaaaacaGTCCTCACTTGTGTAATTTGATTTTCTGATTACCCATATAAACATCCAGTCTCTCTGAATCCTGCTCGGAACTTAGTCACATTGATAGCTTGTAGCTGGAAGTTCTGCAGCCTACTTGAGCACTGTGTGATTTTACAGTTGTGACCTTCCCACAAACACCCCACTTCTGAGAGTGGCCCATTGTATAAAGTacattctatttatttatttatttataattaattaattaattaattaattagtttcTCCACTCCTGAAAGTCCAAATTATGCCACTGCCTCTTTTCAGCACATGGGATAAATTCCCAGGGCCATGTTATGAATTTACTAACTTTGACTTCAGctgagtcactccagatttacatgtgtCAATTCGATAAGAACCAGGCTCTATTCATTTTCCCTAAACAAATGCTCCTGGTGATACACTCTGACCCCCAAAAATCCTTCCAGAAGAAGCCTAAGTACTTTGCCTGGCCAATATTGACTAAATACAGAAATTTTGGTCATCCTACAGGTTTCTCTTCATCCTCACAGGAACTGCTCCTTCCCCAGTACAAGGTTCTGCAGCTATCTGCAAAGATACAAGCTCACAAGAAGAGTTACTTCATCTGGGCTTGGAAGGGGTTGGCGTCACAAATGTGTGAATAGTGCAAACAGTAGGTTTGCACAAATATCCTCTTCAGTGTGCAAGTTACTTCAGCTATGCTCATGTAACAGCTAATGGTAAAAATTACATACAACCCCTATTACActcccctttcctgcccctctgctccgcTCTTTCCTGAAACACAGACCAGCAGTCTTTTTCTTAAGACCTTTTTGGAAAGTCTTGCACAGGTATTGCACAGGTATTGTGTTCATGACCCTGATTAGAAACAGCTTCTTGTTAGTTACCAGGAGACAGTATCATACAACTATTCAAcacctttattaatgatctggatgatgggatggattgcaccctcagcaagttcacagacgacactaagctggggtagaggtagatacgctggagggtagggatagggtccagagtgacctagacaaattggaggattgggcaaaagaaatctgataaggttcaacaaggacaagtgtagagtcctgcacttatgatggaagaatcccacacaatgctacaggctggggacagactggctaagcagtagttctgcagaaaaggacctggggcttacagtggatgagaagctgtatatgagtcagcagtgtgcccttgataCCAAGGAGGCTAATTGAATATTGTGCTGCAtttgtaggagcattgccagcagatcgagagaagtgattattcccctctaatcggcactgctgaggccacatctggactgTTGAgcccagttttgcacccaccacTACAGAGAGGATGTGGAGAATTTGGAGAGAggccagtggagggcaacgaaaatgatcagggggctggggcacatgacttatgaggtgcATAagtgcatccaacgaagtgagctgtagctcacgaaagcttatgctcaaataaattggttagtctctaaggtgccacaagtactccttttctttttgagaatacagattaacatggctgttactctgaaacctggacttatgaggtgaggctgagggaactgggcttgtttagtctgcagaagagaagactgaggggggatttgacagcagccatCAACAACTATCAGAaggggcgttccaaagaggatggagcttggctgttctcagtggtgataGATGAGAGAagaaagagcaatggtctcaagttgcagtggtggagacataggttggatattaggaaatagtTTAGGTTACAGTGGGACTTAAAATGTAGCGTCTGTCTGCTCGATTTCATCACAACCTGAAAAGATTGCAGTATTTCAGCCCTCATTCAGTCCCTTGTCAGCAAACAGAAGTCTAGTGGCTCCTCTGTCCCTGCGTTAATAGCTGACCGGTTCTCCTCCAGTTCTGTTCTGTCAGTCTGTAGCCTGTATCCAGAGTGATAACAGGCACAGGGATCAGGATAGAATTCTCTAGTACATACTAACCCCATCAGCTGTTATTCAGCCAGATGAGGGTTTGCAGGAAGCGGATTTGAAAGTCAAATGCATGAGGATTCGTGGAAATTGAACTTCATTTCCCACAGGAAAGTAGtctattgctctctctctctctaactgtcTCTGTCCGGTATTCACAAAATCCGTAGCACCTAGGAACGGCATTGGGACAGACAAGGAGCTGAGCTTACATAATGAATGTGTGTGTTAAACTCAGTTTTCTCTAGAGGTATATTAGGTCAACTTTTGGGATGTTTATGTTATGGCTATATTGCGTGAaaccagtatggctattcttaatTTAATAGCAGGCTGCTGGAAAACAAACAGGATGGGGAGCTACAGCTCAATAAATGCCATCACTCAGTCAACACTTCAGGGAGGCTGAATGACAACACTGCAGCTACAAGTTGGAAAGAGCCTATTTCCAGGCTCCAGCCACGTTACACAGCTTGTTTTACAGTGCTGGGAACCTGTCCAGAGATGGTGCAGCTTTCACTGAGAAGCTCTTGAGACTGCAAGGACAGACACCACTGGATAAACCTGAAGGCCCTGGGCCTGCCTGTGTCTGAATCAGAGAGGGAGGGCTTGGGGTCAGAGAGTTGTACAGACTGTTCTTGTAAAACCCTCATATTCTCCCATGTTAAGCTTTATTCCTACCGTTCAGATTACACAGTGTTTTGGTTCAAGAAGGCTGACTGGTCACTCGTCTCAGCACTGGTCACAGCCTCCTAGAGGGAAAAAACACAGGGGCTGAACCCAATCGGACCTACTGGGCAAGCAGAGTCCCCCCACAGTGTGTTGTGGCCCACGGCCCAGTCTGAGGAAGTGCAGATCGCAGGATTCCACCCCATGAGAGGTAAGGATATGAGTTCTGACTTGTTGCATTTGGAGACCAGAGAGGGGGAAGACATACAGGTAGTCCTGTAACTCTGAGGGGTATCTACAGGGCAGAAATGTTGAACCACTCAGCCAGTCAGGAAACAGTAATATGCCCTATCGTACCTGTAACCACAGAGCAACGCAGCTCTGAATTCCTGCCTTCACCATCGAGCCAGAGAATACAACCTTTGAAAATGCATTTGCTGGTTCCATTTCAAGGAGCAAATAAACCTGAGGCGAGTTGGGAACTAGTCATGGATATTCGGTGGGATCTCCTGTCACGCAGCTCCTggtaggatcaggcccagagtacACAGGAATGGGACCCCTCTAGAAATGGGACCCCTTGAAAAATCCTGACTCAGGGCATCGGGGTTTTAGCACTGCAAGCTCACTTTGAATGTCAgatttctgtgtagcttgaacAACCCGCCATGGTGCATGGGCAGATGGAGAGAAGGGGTTTCCAAGCTGCCTAGCgctgcctgccctccagccccgtCACTGAGTCACCGCGACAGCCCAGCTGAGTCCTCTGCCGCTGCACAGAACATCTGCCAATGGAAACAGCTTCCAGCCTTTGCGCATCACTTCGCTTTTTAAAGATAGTGAAACCTGCCAACGTACCCAATTCCTGCTGGAAGTTTAGCCGctgacaccagaggtcttcacCCTAAATGACAAGGAGCCATTGAAGAGCTTACATGGGCAGGAGACAGAAACTGTTCATCTAGGCAGGCAACTGTGTTTATGTAGCATGCTTGCACATTCCCTTGGGGGCCACTTGGCCATCAGGGTACCTCAGTTGCTTGGCTTCGTGTGCACCAGCTTTAACCCCGTCATGGCCAGTGGCAAAGTGCAGGAGGCCAAATCACAGGGAATGTGTGGTGATGCTACACAACTGGACTGCAGAGGAAGCCCAACTGCAGGCTCTGTTCTGGGCATCTGGGCTTGTCATCACGGTTCATATGATTCCAATTTGTCACATGGCTACCCCGGGGGTGCTGAGTCATAACAATGATGCTGTCacaactgtaaaaagaaaaggagtacttgtggcaccttagagactaaccaatttatttgagcatgagctttcgtgagctacagctcacttcatcggatgcataccgtggaaactgcagcagactttatatatacacagagaatatgaaacaatacctcctcccaccccactgtcctgctggtaatagcttatctaaagtgatcatcaggttaggccatttccagcacaaatccaggttttctcaccctccacccccccacacaaattcactctcctgctggtgatagcccatccaaagtgacaactctttacacaatgtgcatgataatcaaattgggccattttctgcacaaatccaggttctctcactccctcacccccctccaaaaacccacccccatacacacacaaactcactctcctgctggtaatagctcatccaaactgaccactctccaagtttagatccaagttaaaccagaacatctgggggggggggtaggaaaaaacaagaggaaataggctaccttgcataatgacttagccactcccagtctctatttaagcctaaattaatagtatctaatttgcaaatgaattccaattcagcattttctcgctggagtctggatttgaagtttttttgttttaagatagcgaccttcatgtaagtgattgcgtgaccagagagattgaagtgttctccgactggtttataacattcataaaccagtcggagaacacttcaatctctctggtcacgcaatcactgacatgaaggtcgctatcttaaaacaaaaaacttcaaatccagactccagcgagaaaatgctgaattggaattcatttgcaaattggatactattaatttaggcttaaatagagactgggagtggctaagtcattatgcaaggtagcctatttcctctttttttttcctacccccccccccccagatgttctggtttaacttggatctaaacttggagagtggtcagtttggatgagctattaccagcaggagagtgagtttgtgtgtgtatgggggtgagtttttggaggggggtgaggcagTGAGTGAACCTGGATTTgttcaggaaatggcccaatttgattatcatgcacattgtgtaaagtgttgtcactttggatgggctatcaccagcaggagagtgaatttgtgtgggggggtggagggtgagaaaacctggatttgtgctggaaatggcctaacctgatgatcactttagataagctattaccagcaggacagtggggtgggaggaggtattgtttcatattctctgtgtatatataaagtctgctgcagtttccacggtatgcatccgatgaagtgagctgtagctcacgaaagctcatgctcaaataaattggttagtctctaaggtgccacaagtactccttttctttttgcgaatacagactaacacggctgttactctgaaacctgtcacaactgtgatatttctgaaattaaataaataattataataataatcataatataattaatatggGACCAGATTTCTCCCTGGCAGCCCTCTTTCCTGCATTGCCAACCCAGGGTGCAGGCCAGGAAACGGGGATTCCACAAGGCTCCATATATGAAAACTTCCATCAGATGATTCCAGGAGTCGaggtcccttcccttctccttgaGGAATGAAAGGTGGGACCCAGAACCTAGTGGTCCCCAAAGTTGTGCATAGATCTCAGTGATCTACTGGTAGCTAGGCCCACTCTCCCACAACATCCGGGCCTTCACAATTGCTTTAGGACCCTCCTCAGCTCCCTGCTAGCATAGGTTTATCAGAGATGTGCTACCAGGGCCTGTCACAGCAGCCACGCCCACATGATCTGCTGAAGGGGCGTTGTACATGGTGGAGagggctgcacagagatgggagggCTGGTCAGAGTAGCTGATGAACACAATACCCCATTCTAAGACTGGGCAGGAGATTTTGACCTTTCCATACACAGAGTCCAGCCATAGACTCAGTCAGTGCAACCTTTTTTTCTGTTGCGAGGAAGCAGCAGATGAAAAACCTCCAATTTTGttatcatcttggctaatagctattgatggacgtatcctccatcaacttatctagttctgttttCAACCAGTTATTCTTTTGGTTtcagaacatcccctggcaatgagttccacaactGATGGTAGTTTGTGTAAAAAGtactttcttctgtttgttttaaacctgctgcctactaactttcttgggtgacccctggtccttataaaggggtaaataacatttcatgattcactttctccacagcgaTTTTATAGAACTTTATTATATCCCTgcttagtcttctctttttccaAGTTGAAATGATTCAggctttttaatgtctcctcttatggaagctgttccatacccctaaacatGTGTCTCATGCTTCTCTGTAGTTTTGGTAACAGGGTCTGGAGTGCAGTGCAAGGTGGTATagttttgggtttatactccagcaaGGTTGCAAGGTTGGatagctgggaaattggctgttgtCTCCTGCCTGTCTTTGAGTGGCTTTGGTAAAGCACTCAGGAGGCTCAGTGCGGTGCCACTTGCTGTCATACTGGGTGATAGCAGGGCTTGACGAGGCGGACTGTGTCACCAACAAAGCAGTGTAAGATTGGCCCGCCCAACTGGAGGGTTGAGGGGCAAAAATggtcccacagctcccag
The Eretmochelys imbricata isolate rEreImb1 chromosome 1, rEreImb1.hap1, whole genome shotgun sequence DNA segment above includes these coding regions:
- the LOC144278908 gene encoding olfactory receptor 51G2-like; translated protein: MSAVNDTTFKSSVFLLTGIPGQEDVQNLWISLPFCLIYVISILGNSVILFIIIIDPSLHEPMYIFLSMLGATDLGLLIATIPTILGIFLFNSREISFDACFAQLFFIHSLQCIESSVLLLMAFDRFIAIHEPLRYASILTLPRIARIGLVCMLRGVAVILPLPLLLKRFRYCRANILSHSYCLHVDVMKMACSDIRVNIIYGLFTKLLTMGLDSLLIFLSYIMILKTVLSITSNVECLRALNTCVSHLCAVLIFYTPDIFLSVIYRFGKNSFPLLQSLLVYICLLLPPLLNPIVYSVKSKHLRARIIRVFIK